A segment of the Gemmatimonas sp. UBA7669 genome:
CGAGGGCGTGCGCGTTCATGGGTGCTGCACTTCAACCTGGAGGCGGGCACGCGATGAGCCAGCCAGGGTGGCCGGCCAATGCCGGCGCAGGGCGGATCAGCCCCGGGCGGCCAGCACGTCGCGTGCGATGGCGTTGATGATACTGCCGTCGACGCGGCCCTTGAAGAGCGGCATGACGCGACCCATGATGGCACCGATGTTGGCCGCTCCGCCCTGCACCGCCGCCTCAACGGCCGCTCGCACCTCGGCGGGATCGACCTGCGCGGGCATGTAGGCCTCAAGCGCTGCGGCCTCGGTCTGCTCCTTCTCGAGCAGTTCGCTGCGGCCGGCCTTCGCGTACAATTCGGCGGATTCCTTGCGCTTCTTGATGCCCTTGCGGATCACATCAAGGACATCGTCGTCGGTGACCTCCCGACGCAGCTCCAGCGCGCGATTCTTGACCTCGGCAATGACCATGCCGAGCAGCATCACGTGGTCCTTCCGCTGGTCCCGTCGGGCGGCCGCCTGATCGCCCTGCAATCGCGCCAGCAGCGGAGCTCCCTGAGGGGCGCTGCCGGCGTCCACGGGACTGCTCACCCCTGCCGGGTGCGACGGTTCTTACGGACAGCCGCGTTCATCTTGCGCTTGCGGCGCTCCGACGGCTTCTCGTAGTGACGATGCTTGCGCAGGTCGGACAGGATACCGGCCTTCTCGCA
Coding sequences within it:
- a CDS encoding GatB/YqeY domain-containing protein, which translates into the protein MSSPVDAGSAPQGAPLLARLQGDQAAARRDQRKDHVMLLGMVIAEVKNRALELRREVTDDDVLDVIRKGIKKRKESAELYAKAGRSELLEKEQTEAAALEAYMPAQVDPAEVRAAVEAAVQGGAANIGAIMGRVMPLFKGRVDGSIINAIARDVLAARG
- the rpsU gene encoding 30S ribosomal protein S21 produces the protein MSEVIIHEDENFERALKRFKKKCEKAGILSDLRKHRHYEKPSERRKRKMNAAVRKNRRTRQG